Proteins encoded in a region of the Pseudomonas viciae genome:
- the tnpB gene encoding IS66 family insertion sequence element accessory protein TnpB (TnpB, as the term is used for proteins encoded by IS66 family insertion elements, is considered an accessory protein, since TnpC, encoded by a neighboring gene, is a DDE family transposase.) codes for MFDPVLFVFLNKSRNRVKILYWECNSFCLWLKRLESERFKTSPDTTDEAIILSVQELNWLPDGFDLWRNPPHQVLTPRFGLGTIPMADAECFNMVDDALHGASVQDGNRLLPEENLHFPPVLLRHVILQHGNVRQSFNHRGTKL; via the coding sequence GTGTTCGATCCGGTGCTTTTCGTTTTCCTCAACAAGTCCCGCAACCGCGTGAAGATCTTGTACTGGGAGTGCAACAGCTTCTGCCTTTGGCTCAAGCGCCTGGAATCCGAGCGCTTCAAAACGTCGCCCGATACTACGGACGAGGCGATTATCCTCAGCGTCCAGGAACTGAACTGGCTGCCCGATGGTTTCGACCTCTGGCGCAACCCTCCTCATCAGGTTTTGACGCCGCGCTTCGGCCTGGGTACCATTCCCATGGCAGATGCGGAATGCTTCAATATGGTCGACGACGCGCTGCACGGGGCCTCCGTGCAGGATGGCAACCGGCTCCTCCCCGAGGAGAACCTTCACTTCCCCCCAGTCCTCCTCCGGCACGTAATCCTCCAGCATGGGAACGTCCGGCAAAGCTTCAATCATCGCGGCACAAAACTCTGA